Sequence from the Saccharopolyspora pogona genome:
GCGGATCGGGCTGCGCGAGGCGCGGCTGACCGGCACGAAGCTGGTCCGGGTCGGGCTGCTCCGGTCGCTGGGCTCGGACTACATGCCCGCCGTGGTCGGCAGCTTCGCCGCGCGCTGGCCCGACGTAGAGTTCTCGTTGCGCGAGGGCAGCAGCGACGGACTCGCGGACATGCTCGTCGAGCGTGAGATCGACGTCGCGATGATCGCCCCGCCTCCTGAGCGCCCCGAGATCGCGGCGACCGTCCTGTTCGAGCAGCGGATCGACGTCGTCGTGGCGGCCGGCACGCGGCTGGCCGGCCGTGCGTCGCTGGACGTCCGGGAGCTGGCGGGGGAGAACCTGATCCTTTCCGAGTCCGGCTACGCCGCCCGCGCGGTGGCGGACCGGATGTTCGAGAGCGTGGGCCTGCACCCCAAGGTGATCTTCGAGACCGACAACATGGAGATGGCGGTGTCGCTCGCGGCGGCCGGTGTCGGGGTCGCCGTCGCTCCGCCGACCGCCAGGGGCAACGACGGCGTCGTGCGGGTGCCGTTGACCGACCCTGCGGCGCGCCGCGACGTCGCCGTGTGCAGGCTGGCCGGGGTGGCCCTTGCCCGGCACGTCGCCGACTTCCTCGACCACGTCACGTCGTACCCGGCAGGCGCGTGATGGATCTCCCCACCGTGGCGAGCCGGTGCGCGCCGCTGGGCGGCGAGTTGCGTGTCTTGCTCACCGGCCGGTGAAGCGCGGCGGCCGTCGCTCGGCGAACGCGCGGGCGCCTTCGGTCGCGTCGCGCGAGGCCCACACGTGCTCGACGGCCCGCGCCTGACGTTGCCAGATCTCGTCGGCCGGCCAGCTGCCGGCGTGGTCGAGCACGTACTTGCTCGCGACCACACCGAGTGGGGCGTTGGCCGCGATGGCCGCGGCTAGGTCCTCAGCGGCGGCGAGGCTTTCTCCCGGTTCGGTGACGAGGTTGACGAGCCCGAGTTCGTGCAGCCGGGGGACCGGTATCTCGTCGCCGGTGAGGGCCAGTTGCGCGGCGATGTTGCGGGGGAGTCGCTGCGGCAGGCGCAGGAGCGCGCCGCCGTCGGCGACGAGCCCGCGCCTGACCTCCGGGATGCCCAGGCGCGCGTCGCGGGCCGCGACGATCAGGTCGCACGCGAGCGCGATCTCCAGCCCGCCGGCGAGGGCGAACCCTTCGATGGTCGCGATCAGGGGTTTGCGCGGTGGGCGGCGGACCAGGCCGGCGAATCCGCGTTCGGGATGCTCGCCGGTCTCCCCGTCGAGGAAGGCTTTCAGGTCGAGTCCCGCGCTGAAACCGGGTCCGTTGCCGGTAAGGATGCCCGCCCGCAGTGTGTCGTCGGTGTCGAGCCGGTCCATGGCTTCGGCGACGAGGCGCGCGACCTCGTCGTTGATCGCGTTGCGGGCGTGCGGCCGGTCGATAGCGACGAGCAAGACGCCCTCAGCAGGCGTACTGATGTGGACGGGGCGGGGGTCTGTCATATCTGCTCCTGCACGAGTGTCGTCGCGCCGATGCGGTAGCGGGGTGCCGGGCCACCGGTGACCGTGAGGTGGCTGATTCCGGCCACGATGTCCGGCCGGACCACGAGGGTGCCTCTCGGCCAGCGGTACTCGACGCCGTCGTGGCGAGGGTGTGTCTCCGCGTCGAGGACACCGGCGAACAGCCGGTGGGAGAAGGCCGGGTCGGTGGAGCGCAGCGTCGTGGACCGCAGGCGCGCCAGTGGACCGGCGGGCACGTCCCAGGCGAACTCCCACCAGCCGGGCTCCCGGCCCTCGCGGTTCCCTGGTACTCGAGCGGGATCTCGCGTCCGGGTGCCGAGCAGCTCGCGTAGGGGTGGGTAGCCGACGTCGCTGTCGGCGAGCTGGATCGTCACGCCGTGGACATCGTCGGGAGGCAGGAAGGTCTCCCGCCATGGGGTGTGCGTGAGGTCGGTCTTCACCACCCCGAGGCCGAGCTCGCGCACCTGTTCGATGGTGCGGGCGAGGTCGGGCACGAGGAAGGTCAGGTGGTGTGCTGTCTCGCCGTGCCGGCGGAGGAAGCGGGTGAGGAACCCGTCCGTCTCGTCGGGCTGGGCGTCCATGAGCTCGAGGCGTCCGCCGGAGTGCTCGTCGCCGAGCTGGCAGACGACGTAGCGGAACTCCGGGAGCACCTGCCCGACGAGCGGCGTCGCACCGAGCGTGCCCCGGAGCCGGCGCAGCCAGCTTGGCGCGTCGTGCACGGCGATCGAGGTGTGGTCGAAGTCGGTCGCGCCGCGTGTGCCGTCACTCATGCCGCGCAGTCTGCTTCAGCCAGGCGCTGTCCTCGAGCAGGTCGCGGCAGCTTTCCGCGCGCCGCCACTGGTCGCTGGCGAGCAGCGCGCGGTGGAACGGCAGGAGCGTGGTGACGCCGTCGATCCGGAACTCGTCGAGGGCGCGGAGCATGCGGCCGGTAGCGGTGGCCCTGTCCTCTCCCCACACGATCAGTTTCGCGATCATGGGGTCGTAGAAGGGAAGCACGGCGGAGCCTTCGCCGACGCCGGAGTCGACGCGCACGTGCGCTCCGCGTGGCTCCTGGTATCCGCTGATGGTCCCGGGTGCGGGCAGGAAGTGCTTTGCGGCGTTCTCGGCGTTGATCCGGCACTCGATCGCGTGCCCATCGAGGCGCAGATCGGCCTGCCCGAATGACAGCCGTTCGCCGGCGGCGACGCGCACCTGCTGCTCGACCAGGTCGATGCCGGTGACCATCTCGGTGACGCAGTGCTCGACCTGGATGCGGGTGTTCATCTCCAGGAAGAAGAACTCGTCACCGGCGAGCAGGCCCTCCACGGTGCCCGCCGAGTGGTAGCCGATGGCCTTGGCCGCCGTGATCGCCAGCTCGCCGATGCGGGTACGCAGCGGCTCCGGCAACCGCGGCGCCGGTGCCTCCTCGACCAGCTTCTGGTGCCGCCGCTGGATCGTGCAGTCGCGCTCGAACAGGTGCACAACGTTGCCGTGGGTGTCGCCGAGCAGCTGGACCTCGATGTGCCTGGGGTCGTCGAGGTAGCGCTCGAGGTACACGGTGGGATCGGCGAAGAACCGTTCCCCTTCGCTGCGCGCGCCCTCGACGGCGCCGGGAAGCTCGCCGGGCTCGCGGGCGACCCGGAACCCCTTGCCGCCGCCCGCCCCAGAGGCCTTCGCCGCGATGGGGTAACCGATCGAATCGGCCAGTTCCAGCGCGTGGTCGGCACCGGAGACGGGTTCGAGAGCGCCTGGCACCACCGGGACTCCGGCCTCCGACATCGCCCTTCGCGCCTCGATCTTCGAGCCCATCACCCGGATCGCCTCGGACGTCGGCCCGATGAAAACGAGCCCGGCCCGTTCGCAGGCCTCGGCGAACTCGGGGTTCTCCGCGAGCAGCCCGTATCCCGGGTGGACGGCCTGTGCGCCCGTCCTTCGCGCGGCGTCAAGGACGCGGTCGATCCGCAGGTAGCTCTCCGAAACCGGTCCGGGTCCTATACAGACGGCC
This genomic interval carries:
- a CDS encoding LysR family transcriptional regulator; translation: MHQYRASMALCPNLLYLSSIVEYGSFAAAATELRMTPSTLSRGIRRLENELGMALVLRSGRSIELTPAGRLLAEHSRLALRQVRIGLREARLTGTKLVRVGLLRSLGSDYMPAVVGSFAARWPDVEFSLREGSSDGLADMLVEREIDVAMIAPPPERPEIAATVLFEQRIDVVVAAGTRLAGRASLDVRELAGENLILSESGYAARAVADRMFESVGLHPKVIFETDNMEMAVSLAAAGVGVAVAPPTARGNDGVVRVPLTDPAARRDVAVCRLAGVALARHVADFLDHVTSYPAGA
- a CDS encoding crotonase/enoyl-CoA hydratase family protein; protein product: MTDPRPVHISTPAEGVLLVAIDRPHARNAINDEVARLVAEAMDRLDTDDTLRAGILTGNGPGFSAGLDLKAFLDGETGEHPERGFAGLVRRPPRKPLIATIEGFALAGGLEIALACDLIVAARDARLGIPEVRRGLVADGGALLRLPQRLPRNIAAQLALTGDEIPVPRLHELGLVNLVTEPGESLAAAEDLAAAIAANAPLGVVASKYVLDHAGSWPADEIWQRQARAVEHVWASRDATEGARAFAERRPPRFTGR
- a CDS encoding VOC family protein, giving the protein MSDGTRGATDFDHTSIAVHDAPSWLRRLRGTLGATPLVGQVLPEFRYVVCQLGDEHSGGRLELMDAQPDETDGFLTRFLRRHGETAHHLTFLVPDLARTIEQVRELGLGVVKTDLTHTPWRETFLPPDDVHGVTIQLADSDVGYPPLRELLGTRTRDPARVPGNREGREPGWWEFAWDVPAGPLARLRSTTLRSTDPAFSHRLFAGVLDAETHPRHDGVEYRWPRGTLVVRPDIVAGISHLTVTGGPAPRYRIGATTLVQEQI
- a CDS encoding acetyl-CoA carboxylase biotin carboxylase subunit, which encodes MFTRVLVANRGEIAVRILRTLRKMGIESVTVHSDAEADAVHVRAADQAVCIGPGPVSESYLRIDRVLDAARRTGAQAVHPGYGLLAENPEFAEACERAGLVFIGPTSEAIRVMGSKIEARRAMSEAGVPVVPGALEPVSGADHALELADSIGYPIAAKASGAGGGKGFRVAREPGELPGAVEGARSEGERFFADPTVYLERYLDDPRHIEVQLLGDTHGNVVHLFERDCTIQRRHQKLVEEAPAPRLPEPLRTRIGELAITAAKAIGYHSAGTVEGLLAGDEFFFLEMNTRIQVEHCVTEMVTGIDLVEQQVRVAAGERLSFGQADLRLDGHAIECRINAENAAKHFLPAPGTISGYQEPRGAHVRVDSGVGEGSAVLPFYDPMIAKLIVWGEDRATATGRMLRALDEFRIDGVTTLLPFHRALLASDQWRRAESCRDLLEDSAWLKQTARHE